The nucleotide sequence TCCAACTCGTACACCACCCTCACCCCTCTTCAGCACCTGCCGCCGATCTCCACGGTCTCCGACAAGTTCCACCACGGCCACCCTCACCCGCATCACCACGCCGCGCACCAGCGCCTCGCCACCGGCAACGTCAGCGGAAGCTTTACGCTCATGCGAGACGATCGCGGTCTGGCGTCCATGGGCAACTTATACGGCCACTATCCCAAAGACATGTCCGGTATGGGGCAGCCGCTGTCCCCGCTCTCCAACGGCCTCGGTTCCCTGCACAATTCCCAGCAGGCGCTTTCGGCGTACGGGCCCGGCGCGCACCTGCCCAACGACAAGATGCTCTCGCAGGGAGGCTTCGAGTCGCACGCGGCGATGCTTTCGCGGAGCGAGGAGCATCTCGCTCGGAGTTTAGGAGGCCACGGGCACGGCATGATCTCCAACCTCAACGGCATGCACCCCCACAGCCACATGCACTCGCAAGCAAACGGATCCATGCTGTCCGACAGAGAGAGGCACGGGGCCGGGCAGAGCGGTGCTTCTGGGCAGGTGGAGGAGATCAACACAAAGGAGGTGGCGCAGAGGATCACGGCGGAGCTGAAGCGATACAGCATACCTCAAGCCATTTTTGCCCAAAGGATCTTGTGTCGGTCTCAGGGAACGCTGTCGGACCTCCTGCGCAACCCCAAGCCCTGGAGTAAACTCAAGTCGGGCCGGGAGACATTCAGGAGGATGTGGAAATGGTTACAGGAACCAGAGTTTCAAAGGATGTCTGCGTTAAGACTGGCAGGTTAGTcacatatttaacaaaaataaaaaaaaacactaaactgCACATAACGCTATTCGTGCTGAAAATGTAAACTCACATTTAAATAACGTCTCATCTTGTTTGAGGTCTACAGACGAGCCTActgaataaaaagaaagaagtttaaatacattcataaaTTTATAAGTAAATTATGTCGAGCAGGTTTCAGCTCCCACCGATACGCACTCACGTCTGCGTGAAGGCCAGCTTCAGGAAATCAAATAATcgatacaaaaacaaaatatggaaaaataaaGAACGTGTTGTGAAGAAAGTCCCATCAAGTGGTAACAGTTATTTTATCCACTTTTATTGGATAAAGCACGTATCCAGCGTGGATTTTTCAGGGCAATTTGCGCAATATCCTTCTTTtcggccacacacacacacacacacacacacacacacacgaaagGGGATATTCGATatcaaaatctttttatttgttttaat is from Triplophysa dalaica isolate WHDGS20190420 chromosome 3, ASM1584641v1, whole genome shotgun sequence and encodes:
- the onecut3b gene encoding hepatocyte nuclear factor 6, encoding MELTMENIGNMHSVSHSQAGDLMNSSHCRSSSASHRNLVSHGRSAMVSSMASILEGAGEYRNDPALSGHLHPAMTMCESGMSLSNSYTTLTPLQHLPPISTVSDKFHHGHPHPHHHAAHQRLATGNVSGSFTLMRDDRGLASMGNLYGHYPKDMSGMGQPLSPLSNGLGSLHNSQQALSAYGPGAHLPNDKMLSQGGFESHAAMLSRSEEHLARSLGGHGHGMISNLNGMHPHSHMHSQANGSMLSDRERHGAGQSGASGQVEEINTKEVAQRITAELKRYSIPQAIFAQRILCRSQGTLSDLLRNPKPWSKLKSGRETFRRMWKWLQEPEFQRMSALRLAACKRKEQEQHKDRNMVPKKQRLVFTDLQRRTLIAIFKENKRPSKEMQMTISQQLGLELSTVSNFFMNARRRCVDRWQDEHAASPVQPGTSATTFSKA